Proteins found in one Sporosarcina sp. FSL K6-3457 genomic segment:
- a CDS encoding glycosyltransferase family 2 protein: protein MKLLSVVIPCYNSQDYMKYCIESLLIGGEHVELLIVNDGSVDGTAAIADDYARKYPTIVKAIHQENGGHGEAVNTGVKHATGVHLKVVDSDDWVDTRAYLKILETLNSFMVDNKSVDMIISNFVYEKNGEKYKKVMKYENVLPEGIIFSWDDMKPFRKGQYILMHSVIFRTQMLRDCGLKLPKHTFYVDNLFVYAPLEYVKKLYYINVDFYRYFIGREDQSVHESVMIKRIDQQIKVNKLLIEQVDLNTIENEKLHRYMLHHLEIVTVVSAVLLIRSGTAENFNKRRELWKYIKNEDAALYRSLRYGFMGWLMNLPGRPGRIISLGAYKISQRLVGFN, encoded by the coding sequence ATGAAATTATTATCAGTAGTCATTCCTTGTTATAATTCACAAGACTATATGAAGTATTGTATAGAGTCCCTGTTAATTGGCGGGGAACATGTAGAATTGCTGATAGTAAATGATGGATCTGTTGATGGAACAGCAGCAATTGCAGATGACTATGCGAGAAAATATCCAACCATCGTAAAGGCAATCCATCAGGAAAATGGTGGACATGGAGAAGCCGTCAATACAGGTGTAAAGCATGCAACTGGAGTACATTTGAAGGTTGTAGATAGTGATGACTGGGTGGATACAAGAGCGTATCTTAAAATACTAGAAACACTAAACAGCTTTATGGTGGACAATAAATCAGTGGACATGATTATTAGTAACTTTGTTTATGAAAAAAATGGTGAAAAGTACAAAAAGGTTATGAAATATGAAAATGTCCTTCCAGAAGGGATCATCTTCTCTTGGGATGACATGAAACCATTTCGTAAAGGACAGTATATTTTAATGCATTCTGTTATTTTTAGAACACAGATGCTGAGAGATTGTGGACTTAAATTGCCCAAGCATACTTTTTATGTAGATAATTTATTTGTCTATGCTCCGCTTGAATATGTAAAAAAACTTTACTATATTAATGTGGATTTTTACAGATATTTTATCGGACGAGAGGACCAATCGGTTCATGAAAGTGTCATGATTAAAAGGATCGATCAACAGATTAAAGTGAATAAGCTATTGATTGAACAGGTGGATTTGAACACTATTGAAAATGAAAAACTACACAGATATATGCTTCACCATCTGGAAATTGTTACGGTGGTCTCTGCGGTTCTGTTAATACGTTCAGGAACGGCAGAGAACTTTAACAAGAGACGAGAATTATGGAAGTATATTAAGAATGAAGATGCAGCACTTTATCGTAGTCTAAGATACGGATTTATGGGTTGGTTAATGAATTTACCAGGTCGCCCTGGGCGGATTATTTCGCTAGGAGCATACAAAATATCGCAAAGATTAGTTGGGTTTAATTGA
- the glf gene encoding UDP-galactopyranose mutase: MNTKYDFLIVGAGLYGAVFAHEAKKAGKTCLMIDKRNHVAGNIYTEKIEDIQVHKYGAHIFHTSKKDIWAYVNQFTEFNRYINSPLANYHGEIYNLPFNMNTFNKMWGVVTPDEAQAKVEEQRRESYVENPQNLEEQAINLVGPDIYEKLIRGYTEKQWGRPCTEIPAFIIRRLPVRFTYDNNYFNDPYQGIPIGGYTAMIERMIEGIEVKLNTDYLVEKEKWDSMADKVVYTGPVDAYFDYQFGVLEYRSLRFETEVLDIPNYQGNAVVNYTDSETPYTRIIEHKHFEFGQQPKTVISREYSAEWKLGDERYYPINDDKNNKLHEQYKALADTQSKVIFGGRLGEYKYYDMDQVVEVALQKVQEVLGHK; this comes from the coding sequence ATGAATACTAAATATGATTTTTTAATTGTAGGTGCAGGCTTATATGGTGCTGTATTTGCGCATGAGGCGAAGAAGGCTGGCAAGACATGTTTAATGATCGATAAACGAAACCATGTCGCGGGAAATATTTATACGGAGAAAATAGAGGACATTCAGGTACATAAATACGGTGCTCATATTTTTCATACGAGCAAAAAAGACATCTGGGCATACGTCAACCAGTTTACTGAATTCAATAGATACATCAATAGTCCTTTAGCCAATTATCATGGCGAAATATATAACCTACCGTTTAATATGAACACCTTTAACAAAATGTGGGGTGTAGTAACACCAGATGAGGCACAGGCAAAAGTAGAGGAGCAACGCAGAGAAAGTTACGTTGAAAACCCTCAAAATTTAGAGGAGCAGGCTATTAACTTAGTTGGCCCAGATATTTATGAAAAACTGATTCGTGGCTATACGGAGAAGCAGTGGGGACGTCCTTGCACAGAAATACCTGCATTTATTATCCGTAGATTACCCGTAAGATTTACGTATGATAATAATTATTTCAACGACCCTTATCAAGGCATACCAATAGGCGGGTATACGGCTATGATTGAGCGAATGATTGAAGGCATTGAAGTAAAACTTAATACAGATTATCTTGTGGAGAAAGAAAAATGGGATAGTATGGCGGACAAGGTGGTTTATACAGGTCCTGTCGATGCTTATTTTGACTACCAGTTCGGTGTCTTGGAGTATAGAAGTTTACGGTTTGAAACGGAAGTGTTGGACATCCCTAATTATCAGGGGAATGCTGTCGTCAATTATACGGATAGTGAGACGCCGTATACACGTATTATTGAGCATAAGCATTTTGAATTCGGTCAGCAACCGAAAACAGTCATTAGCCGTGAATATAGCGCAGAGTGGAAATTGGGCGACGAACGATATTACCCGATTAATGATGATAAAAACAATAAGTTGCATGAACAGTATAAGGCATTAGCTGACACACAAAGTAAGGTTATTTTCGGCGGTAGGCTAGGCGAATATAAATATTATGATATGGATCAAGTTGTGGAAGTTGCCTTACAAAAGGTACAGGAAGTTTTAGGTCATAAATAA
- the galU gene encoding UTP--glucose-1-phosphate uridylyltransferase GalU, with product MKKIRKAIIPAAGLGTRFLPATKAMPKEMLPIVDKPTIQYIVEEAIASGIEDIIIVTGKGKRAIEDHFDRAPSLEQDLIEKEKFELLEIVRKTNGLGNIHYIRQQEPKGLGHAVLCAKSFIGDEPFAVLLGDDIVQSHIPCLAQLMHQYDEAQASVIGVQQIPDNETHRYGIIAPINRNGRTFEVGRLVEKPQSGTAPSNLAIMGRYILTPEIFTFLEQQEVGAGGEIQLTDAIEKLNRIQQVFAYNFEGQRYDVGEKLGFVKTTIEFALQHPEIRDEVMEFIEGIVDKKRY from the coding sequence ATGAAAAAAATAAGAAAAGCCATTATACCAGCAGCAGGATTAGGCACACGATTCCTTCCGGCAACCAAAGCAATGCCTAAAGAAATGCTACCTATCGTTGATAAGCCAACGATTCAATATATCGTTGAAGAAGCAATTGCTTCGGGAATAGAAGATATTATTATTGTAACGGGGAAAGGAAAACGTGCGATCGAGGATCACTTCGATCGTGCACCTTCTTTGGAGCAGGATCTGATTGAAAAAGAAAAGTTCGAGTTACTCGAGATCGTCAGAAAAACAAATGGACTCGGTAATATTCACTATATCCGTCAACAGGAACCGAAGGGCCTCGGACATGCCGTATTATGTGCGAAAAGTTTTATTGGAGATGAGCCCTTCGCAGTATTACTCGGTGATGACATCGTGCAGAGTCACATACCGTGTTTGGCACAACTTATGCATCAATATGATGAGGCGCAGGCTTCTGTCATTGGTGTACAACAAATACCAGACAATGAAACACATAGATATGGAATTATTGCCCCTATCAACAGAAATGGCCGAACATTTGAGGTAGGGCGCCTTGTTGAAAAACCTCAAAGTGGAACAGCCCCCTCCAACCTAGCCATTATGGGTCGTTATATCCTAACTCCTGAAATTTTCACATTCCTCGAGCAACAAGAAGTCGGTGCAGGTGGAGAAATTCAATTGACTGATGCAATCGAGAAATTGAACCGAATTCAACAAGTATTTGCCTATAACTTTGAAGGTCAGCGCTATGACGTCGGAGAAAAGCTAGGTTTCGTCAAAACAACAATTGAGTTCGCCCTCCAACATCCGGAAATTCGGGATGAGGTGATGGAATTTATTGAGGGGATAGTGGATAAAAAGAGATATTAA
- the licT gene encoding BglG family transcription antiterminator LicT: protein MEIRQILNNNVVITMDQLNQETVVMGRGLAFQKKVGDTVDNAKVEKTFILEKHGISDKLATLLRDTSELYLNISSKILDYAKTQLPFKLDDYLYVALTDHLSFAISRHEQGIDFKNVLLWEIRKYYKNEFQVALKALDIIENDTGVRLPEDEAASIALHLVNSQISGENMAGAVQVTEMVNNILNIVKYYFQMELDESSVNYERFLTHLRFFAMRFMRKEIVADSHDAFLYEQMQQKYTDAFRCSQKIVAYLDKTYQYIISNDEEIYLTLHIHRVTQRHELNSLSE, encoded by the coding sequence ATGGAGATTCGGCAAATCTTAAATAATAATGTTGTTATAACAATGGATCAGTTGAACCAAGAGACTGTTGTGATGGGACGAGGGTTAGCTTTTCAGAAAAAGGTGGGGGATACAGTTGACAACGCTAAGGTTGAGAAAACCTTTATCTTGGAAAAACACGGTATCTCCGACAAGCTTGCTACATTATTGAGGGATACTTCTGAATTATACTTGAACATTTCATCGAAAATTTTAGATTATGCCAAAACCCAACTGCCATTCAAATTGGATGATTACTTATACGTTGCCTTAACTGATCACTTAAGCTTTGCGATTAGCAGGCATGAGCAAGGGATAGATTTTAAAAATGTGTTATTATGGGAAATTCGAAAGTATTATAAAAATGAGTTTCAAGTTGCTTTAAAGGCCCTTGATATTATTGAAAATGATACGGGAGTCAGACTTCCAGAAGATGAAGCAGCTTCGATTGCATTGCATTTAGTAAACAGCCAAATTTCTGGCGAAAATATGGCAGGGGCTGTACAGGTTACGGAAATGGTTAATAACATCCTGAACATTGTAAAATATTATTTCCAAATGGAATTGGATGAAAGCTCTGTCAACTATGAACGGTTTTTAACGCACCTCCGTTTCTTTGCCATGCGGTTTATGCGTAAGGAGATTGTGGCTGATAGTCATGATGCTTTCCTGTATGAACAAATGCAACAAAAGTACACAGATGCTTTTCGATGTAGCCAAAAAATTGTTGCTTATTTGGATAAAACCTATCAATATATCATTTCCAATGACGAAGAAATATATTTAACATTGCATATTCATCGCGTCACCCAACGCCATGAATTAAATAGTTTATCGGAGTAA
- a CDS encoding 6-phospho-beta-glucosidase: MSTNFPKGFLWGGAIAANQAEGAYLEDGKGLTIVDLLPTGEKRWDIMTGHIDSFVPSFDQYYPSHESIDFYHRYKEDIALFAEMGFKALRLSISWARIFPNGDDESPNEAGLQFYDNLFDELLKHGIEPVVTLAHFDVPVHLVEAYGSWSSRKLVQFFEKYVKTVFTRYKDKVKYWMTFNEINMLLHLPFVGAGLVFKEGDNRKQIQYQAAHHQLVASALAVKACHELIPNAKIGCMLAAGATYPYTCNPEDVYEAMEKDRESFFFIDVQSRGEYPAYAKRFFKNHDLTIEIEDEDAALLKNHTVDYIGFSYYSSRTTSTDPEVLKQITSGNVFGSIENPYVEKSEWGWTIDPKGFRITANQLYDRYQKPLFVVENGLGAIDELNANGEVHDEGRIEYLQKHLIEMSEAIEDGVDIIGYTSWGPIDIVSASTGEMKKRYGYIYVDKDNEGNGSLTRTKKKSFDWYKKVIETNGSNLDN; this comes from the coding sequence ATGTCTACTAACTTTCCAAAAGGATTTTTATGGGGCGGTGCGATTGCTGCGAATCAGGCCGAGGGAGCTTATCTTGAGGACGGAAAGGGGCTAACAATCGTTGACCTACTGCCAACTGGAGAAAAACGATGGGATATTATGACGGGGCATATTGATTCTTTTGTACCGAGTTTTGACCAATATTATCCATCCCATGAATCCATTGATTTTTATCACCGTTATAAGGAGGATATTGCTCTATTTGCAGAAATGGGATTCAAAGCATTACGTCTTTCCATCTCTTGGGCAAGAATTTTCCCGAATGGGGATGATGAGTCGCCAAATGAGGCTGGTTTACAGTTCTACGATAACTTGTTTGATGAGTTATTGAAGCATGGAATTGAACCAGTTGTTACACTTGCTCACTTTGATGTACCGGTACATTTAGTGGAAGCGTACGGTAGTTGGAGTAGCCGAAAGCTTGTGCAATTCTTTGAGAAGTATGTGAAAACAGTCTTTACACGCTATAAGGACAAAGTGAAATACTGGATGACCTTTAACGAGATTAATATGCTGCTTCACTTGCCATTTGTGGGCGCAGGTCTTGTATTTAAAGAAGGAGATAATCGAAAACAAATTCAATATCAAGCGGCGCATCATCAGCTTGTAGCAAGTGCATTAGCTGTGAAAGCCTGTCATGAACTAATCCCGAATGCGAAAATTGGTTGTATGCTTGCGGCGGGAGCGACCTATCCGTATACATGTAACCCGGAGGATGTTTATGAGGCAATGGAAAAAGATCGAGAGTCCTTCTTCTTTATTGATGTGCAGTCGCGTGGTGAATATCCTGCATATGCGAAGCGGTTCTTTAAAAATCATGATTTGACTATTGAGATAGAGGACGAAGATGCAGCACTTCTGAAAAATCATACAGTCGATTATATCGGATTCAGCTATTATTCAAGTCGTACAACAAGTACAGATCCGGAAGTATTAAAACAGATTACAAGCGGAAATGTTTTTGGATCTATTGAAAATCCATATGTAGAAAAGTCGGAGTGGGGATGGACGATTGATCCTAAAGGATTCCGCATTACAGCTAACCAGCTGTATGACCGTTACCAGAAGCCATTGTTTGTTGTAGAAAATGGACTTGGAGCAATAGATGAATTGAATGCTAATGGAGAGGTTCATGATGAAGGACGTATTGAATATCTCCAAAAACACTTGATTGAAATGTCTGAAGCAATTGAAGACGGGGTAGACATCATTGGTTATACAAGCTGGGGCCCGATTGACATCGTCAGTGCCTCGACAGGTGAAATGAAGAAACGCTATGGCTATATTTATGTCGATAAAGATAATGAAGGCAACGGATCATTGACTAGAACAAAAAAGAAAAGCTTCGATTGGTATAAAAAAGTGATTGAAACAAATGGTAGCAATCTCGATAATTAA
- a CDS encoding beta-glucoside-specific PTS transporter subunit IIABC encodes MKYEQLAKDIIENVGGKENIRKVVHCITRLRFHLKDEGKANTDVLKEMDGVVTVMKSGGQYQVVIGNHVPDVYKAVLAVAGLQAQAPVEEDGPKEKKSLLNGFIDIVSSIFMPVLGVLAAAGMIKGFNALFIALGWLEEASGTYQILNAVGDALFHFFPIFLGYTAMTKFGGNKFIGMAIGAALVYPSLSTLTAGDPLYTLFTGTMFESPIHITFLGIPVILMSYASSVIPIILATYFAAKIERGFKKITPDVVKLFVVPFATLLVIVPVTFIVIGPIATWAGQILGQVTVGAYNLSPILAGALLGGLWQVFVIFGLHWGIVPIAINNLMTLGADPILAMIFAPSFAQIGAVLAVWMKTKQQKLKALSIPAFISGIFGVTEPAIYGVTLPLKKPFIMSCIAAAVAGAIIGITNTQGYLLGGLGIFAIPSFIHPTEGLTLGFWGAIIAMVVAFILGFVLTYLFGMGKGKKTEEVEKTVVATTANHKNAVTKVNNEVIGSPFNGQVIPLANIKDAAFASGALGAGVAIVPSEGKLFSPVSGTVTALFPTKHAIGIVADNGAEMLIHIGLDTVQLEGKHFTAHIAQGDRVEKGQLLIEFDIEQIKAAGFDVTTPVIVTNHERYTLVPTAEKQIKSGLNLLELKAK; translated from the coding sequence ATGAAATACGAGCAATTGGCAAAGGACATTATTGAAAATGTCGGTGGCAAGGAAAACATTAGAAAAGTTGTTCATTGTATTACACGTTTACGCTTTCATTTAAAGGATGAAGGCAAAGCAAACACCGATGTGCTGAAAGAAATGGATGGCGTCGTTACGGTGATGAAAAGCGGAGGTCAATATCAAGTTGTCATCGGAAATCATGTGCCTGATGTCTATAAGGCAGTATTAGCTGTAGCGGGGCTTCAAGCGCAGGCACCTGTAGAAGAAGATGGACCTAAAGAGAAAAAAAGTTTGTTAAATGGTTTTATAGATATCGTTTCTAGTATCTTTATGCCAGTGCTTGGCGTATTAGCCGCCGCAGGAATGATTAAAGGATTCAATGCACTATTCATAGCTTTAGGTTGGTTGGAAGAAGCTTCTGGGACGTATCAAATTCTTAATGCAGTTGGAGATGCTCTGTTTCATTTCTTCCCAATTTTCCTAGGTTATACTGCTATGACGAAGTTCGGTGGCAATAAATTCATCGGGATGGCGATAGGTGCAGCACTTGTCTATCCATCATTATCGACGTTAACTGCCGGCGATCCACTCTATACATTATTTACAGGAACAATGTTTGAATCACCAATTCATATTACATTTTTAGGTATTCCAGTAATTCTAATGAGTTATGCATCGTCTGTTATTCCAATTATTCTTGCAACCTATTTTGCAGCAAAAATAGAGAGAGGGTTTAAGAAAATCACTCCTGATGTTGTAAAACTGTTCGTAGTGCCTTTCGCAACATTACTAGTTATTGTTCCTGTTACATTTATTGTGATTGGACCGATTGCAACATGGGCTGGACAGATTTTAGGACAAGTGACAGTTGGGGCATATAATCTAAGTCCAATCTTAGCAGGGGCGCTTCTTGGCGGATTGTGGCAAGTATTCGTTATTTTTGGCCTTCACTGGGGAATTGTTCCGATTGCTATCAATAATCTTATGACGCTGGGAGCAGATCCAATCCTAGCTATGATATTTGCACCTTCATTCGCACAAATTGGCGCTGTACTTGCAGTCTGGATGAAAACAAAACAGCAAAAGCTTAAAGCACTTAGTATACCGGCCTTTATTTCAGGTATTTTCGGTGTCACAGAACCGGCGATTTATGGAGTGACACTGCCCTTGAAAAAGCCGTTTATTATGAGCTGTATTGCTGCAGCAGTCGCAGGAGCTATCATTGGGATAACTAATACACAAGGATACCTCCTTGGCGGTCTTGGCATCTTTGCTATTCCAAGTTTTATTCATCCGACAGAGGGTCTTACACTAGGATTTTGGGGTGCAATCATTGCGATGGTAGTCGCTTTCATCTTAGGTTTTGTTCTTACCTATTTGTTTGGAATGGGCAAAGGAAAAAAAACAGAGGAAGTTGAAAAAACTGTCGTAGCAACAACAGCTAATCACAAAAATGCTGTAACTAAAGTAAACAACGAAGTGATTGGCAGCCCTTTTAATGGTCAAGTTATTCCTTTAGCCAACATTAAAGATGCAGCATTTGCATCTGGCGCACTTGGGGCAGGAGTGGCTATTGTCCCGTCAGAAGGAAAACTATTCTCACCGGTTTCTGGCACAGTAACTGCTCTATTCCCTACAAAGCATGCAATAGGTATTGTGGCAGATAATGGTGCAGAAATGTTAATTCATATTGGATTGGATACAGTTCAATTGGAAGGGAAACATTTCACAGCTCATATTGCACAAGGAGACCGTGTTGAAAAAGGTCAGTTACTTATCGAATTCGACATCGAACAAATTAAAGCTGCAGGATTTGATGTGACAACACCAGTCATTGTGACAAATCATGAACGCTATACGCTAGTACCAACGGCAGAAAAACAAATCAAGTCTGGGCTTAATTTACTTGAGTTAAAGGCAAAATAA
- a CDS encoding glycoside hydrolase family 1 protein, whose product MNARFPEGFLWGGATAANQMEGGFYEGDKGLNIADVLPGGKERLQILMKPGFDFEIDKTKYSYPNHEGIDFYHRYKEDIALFAEMGFKAFRMSIAWTRIFPQGDELEPNEEGLAFYDRVFDELHKYGIEPVVTISHYEMPVNLVKDYGGWRNREVVTFFERYVNAIFTRYKDKVKYWMTFNEINSGLMMPIMGLGFSIEKEEDKYQGTYQAFHHQFVASSIAVKACHEIIPESQIGCMIIFAPVYPFDPNPENILYAHQEERLFNNFCADVQVRGEYPAFMKSYFTKHGIELDIREGDLELLKEHTVDYIALSYYMSRTEKEVKTDLEKAQGNMLAGVKNPFLKASDWGWEIDPTGLRVSLNKLYDRYEVPLFVVENGLGAYDEVEQDGSINDDYRIDYLREHIAAMGDAINEDGIEIMGYTSWGCIDLVSASTGEMSKRYGYIYVDKHDDGSGTLERKKKKSFFWYKDVIETNGESL is encoded by the coding sequence ATGAATGCAAGGTTTCCAGAAGGATTTCTTTGGGGAGGTGCTACGGCAGCTAACCAAATGGAAGGTGGATTTTATGAGGGAGACAAGGGCTTAAATATTGCTGATGTTCTTCCGGGTGGAAAAGAGCGGCTGCAGATATTAATGAAGCCAGGCTTTGACTTCGAAATTGATAAAACGAAATATAGCTATCCGAATCATGAAGGCATTGATTTCTATCATCGTTATAAAGAAGATATTGCCCTATTTGCAGAAATGGGTTTTAAAGCATTCCGTATGTCCATTGCGTGGACGAGGATTTTTCCACAAGGCGATGAGCTGGAACCAAACGAAGAAGGGCTCGCTTTTTATGATCGCGTCTTCGATGAATTGCATAAATACGGTATTGAACCAGTCGTCACCATTTCACACTATGAAATGCCAGTAAATCTAGTGAAAGACTACGGTGGCTGGAGAAACCGTGAAGTCGTCACGTTCTTTGAAAGATATGTGAATGCAATCTTTACTCGTTATAAGGATAAAGTGAAATACTGGATGACTTTCAATGAAATTAATAGTGGCTTAATGATGCCGATCATGGGTCTAGGTTTTTCAATTGAAAAAGAAGAAGATAAGTACCAGGGGACTTATCAAGCGTTCCACCATCAATTTGTCGCTAGCAGTATCGCGGTGAAAGCTTGCCATGAAATCATTCCTGAATCGCAAATTGGCTGTATGATTATTTTCGCACCCGTCTATCCATTTGACCCAAATCCAGAAAATATCCTTTATGCGCATCAAGAAGAACGGTTATTCAATAATTTCTGTGCGGATGTCCAAGTTCGCGGAGAATATCCTGCTTTCATGAAGAGCTACTTTACAAAACATGGTATTGAATTAGACATTCGAGAAGGCGATTTAGAGTTATTGAAAGAACATACTGTCGATTATATTGCCCTCAGCTATTATATGTCACGAACAGAGAAAGAAGTGAAAACTGATTTAGAAAAGGCGCAGGGAAATATGTTGGCAGGCGTGAAAAATCCCTTCCTTAAGGCAAGTGACTGGGGGTGGGAAATTGACCCGACAGGATTGCGTGTCTCTTTGAATAAATTGTATGACAGATACGAGGTTCCGCTTTTCGTAGTTGAAAATGGTTTGGGTGCCTATGATGAAGTTGAGCAAGATGGCTCCATTAACGATGACTATCGCATTGATTATCTTCGTGAACATATCGCCGCGATGGGCGATGCCATTAATGAAGACGGTATCGAGATAATGGGTTATACGAGCTGGGGCTGTATTGACCTAGTAAGTGCATCGACTGGTGAAATGTCGAAACGCTACGGCTATATCTATGTGGACAAGCATGATGATGGTAGTGGAACGTTGGAACGGAAGAAGAAAAAGTCCTTCTTCTGGTATAAAGATGTCATTGAAACGAATGGGGAAAGTTTATAA